The following nucleotide sequence is from Drosophila kikkawai strain 14028-0561.14 chromosome 2L, DkikHiC1v2, whole genome shotgun sequence.
CAATTAAAACGCTGAAGTAACGTCTTTATACTCATGCAAACTAATAAATATCCAACAAAATGTATCAAATATAGTTattctaataaaatacaatgtaaaaaaaaaatatagaatcgTAGAAAGATTTTATAACCCACTTTTCATGCAATTATAAGGAAAAAGAGGACAATTTTCCGATTCTTTCTATGTAAAATATAGGAATTCGTCATCCGAttcctataaaatttttaaaatgtagttAAAATGACTTAATCTTGAAGTAACCGAAGTTTTGTgaatttatcttaaaaatttctaaGTCGTTCCTATGaaagctataggatatagtttccTGATCCGGATAATTTTGATCCAGTATCATCCTATAAGTATAATTTTACGATTGgtaaagtttcaagttgatATCTCttaaattgacgaagttattaattttggccaaaaaaagtGGTCGGCTGGACCATAGTGCGTTCGCATTTTAGTTTTGAAAGTTTGTAACCCTTGTTTGGCAGCGAATGGGTTTTAATGAGCTTCAAATTATGACGGCAAATAAGCCGggaattattttctattttccctactcatatatatattttcaacttGTTAAACAGATGATAAAATGGACAAGGGGGTTTGGCTTCATATATTCTGTGaactaaaataaatgaaataagtaataaattaGTAAACATAACTAACTATTCTTTCTTTGTTGTCACTTATTTTGAATTAAGAATATCATTTaaggaattatttaaatgtctaaacaaatatttattgtttttcgtTTGTAGTTTTAAATATGTACTGTTTCTTCAGGAATtacttatacatattttttaaaataatttgtagtCTAACAAAGAGATAGATATATGAACTAAAGGTGTGAAATAGTTgtacttatatttatattatattatttgagatgcttgaaaatataaaattaattaagagtCACCCAAAATATAGTCTTTAGTCTTAGAAATGGCAAAACTTTCGAGTGTTGATAAACAACTTGTGTATAAATCATGGCATCTGCATTTCCTCCTTGCCCAGCCTTAGGCCATTCctgaatttatttgcaaaaGTGTTGAAATGTTGCacaacttaaattaaaatgactTTGTCAAGTTTTCCTTTATTTCTGCATGCACATTTTCGCCCGTGTTGTTCATCGGGCATTCCCGGGCACAAAGGCGACTTTTGTGCTGCCGTGGAAAATAAAGTGCtgtaaataatttgaatttaatactGTTTTCTGCTGTTGGTCTTGATGTTTTGCCCCGAagtttgtaattattttcttacttCGCCTGCCGCAAGTGTGAAAATCAGCACAACTTTTTCGTGTGAAGCcattttccttgtttttcccCTGCTCTTTCGGTTgccgttttttgttttgtgttgcggtttctttttatattgcCCCAGGACAGTCACAAAACGAGACGCaaagtttcttttttatgGTTGGCTAAGGGTTGGGTGAcccattaaaaatgtatagaaaataatttagttaaatattCGGTCAGTGGCTTGCAGTTTTCCCTGCATTTCCCTCCTAAGTTTTTCATCTGTATAAGAGTTGAATGGCTGTCGGTTTGGGTCTTGGCTTAAGACTGAGAAACTATTCTCAACTCTCGGTTGGTTGGGTTTTCCACCACCAAAATAGTGATCGGAAAAAGGGAGGGGGAAAACCACCACCAAAAGTGGGAGGTagacaaaaacaaaggagTGCGAGAGGAAGAGAGCTAGAGAAAAAGTGCAGTGATAACAGCTGGTGTGGTGTTCGTCAGAAACCGGTTTTattctgtttgtttatttcttttcgGTGCCCCGTCTGATTTCCGGATTTACCAAATTTAGACTGCAGTGGCCGATTGCAGAGGCCACACGTGTGTACGTGTTATCAattcgaaaacaaaatatatatattttgttaataataaacCCTTCAAACTGGCCGCCATGGACGATTTCTTCAATAAAGTAAAGCGAAAATATCCCAACATCTACGACGACTTGAAGGCTATCTTTAAAAATGCCCAAAACGACTCACCGCAACGTTCCATGACGCTCTCCCAAATACGTGGCAAGTATTCTTTGTGACTTTGATTTCTGGAAAATgtatctaatataattactcTTTTTGCAGCTGCCTATAGTCAGCGGACCGGTGAGGATTTTCCTGTCAAGGGAGGCACGCGAACCCAAATGTGCTTCATCCTGACAATCCCTTATGTCGCTTGCTTCACCAGCCAAATTGGCACTTTGCGTTTCTTCACCATCGAAGCGAACTGAGCtataaaatacaacaaaattctAGTCATAATTGTGCAATTTCTATGTAATTTAGTGGTATACGAACTGAGAATAAATATGTACTCGAAGCGAATGAGGagatcattttatttatacttttttccggtttttatatgtttaactaaatctaataaaatttgtttaattgtgAATACGGTTCTCCATAAGTTTCCGCTTTAATAAAAGCTTAGGGATATTTATCCATATTATTTACGTTAACAATGTCTAATCAGAATGGCTTCTTACAAGACATGAACTCTTCTTAGTAAAGGCCTCTTATCTTGtttttccatatatatatttcactttTTAGGGTACACACAAGATCAAATTTTCTAAGCCAAGACACGTCGATTATTCTATGTATCATTATGGTTTTGAAACACAATAAGGGATATTTAAGGGGGATCTTTTAGCGCATCTCTTATACTGGCAACCGAGTCTCTTATACTTagatttatacattttgtaattgtaaaaaatattaaaacagaattaaatttttaaagttaataaaatgtttgttAATAAAAAGGATATCTTTTATACGctgcaaatataaaataaaactttaaaactttaaagcaACCCATCATTTAGTGATAAAAACTATGGTATTtgtaaaattcattaaatgtTTGCCTAAAAAGAAGCAGAAAAGGGATAAAGAAATATGTAAACTTGTGAAAATTCTCACATAGCTACAAGGGACAACttccaatttcaatttaaattccattcgcaggatttgtttttttggccgCAGATGCCAATTGTAATTTGGGCCATGGCTAAAATCAAATAGCTGCTGGAAAAAGCAGGAAAAGCAAGCAAATCGGAAAACCTCAATGCAAACAAATGAGCGAGTGACAGTGTGCTCGTATGCACATCAAATCAAATGTATTTGCCAGCACGGCTTTgtacaacaaacaaaaaaaaaaaaaggaaaagcccGGAAAAAAGTGGGACACCAAAGCCAAACAACCAACAACACACAAGTCCGGATAAAAGCAGCAGTCGGAAAACAAACGGAATCCGAGGTTGCAGTTTTAGTTTGTGTCCGGAGTTGGGTCACGCAGTCGCAGAATCTCGGGTACCCAAAGGCAAACCATAATGAAACTAAATGCCGGGCGTGGGCGAAGGGACTAAACcccaaaaaacaaattcattACGGAACTACACCTCAGGGGGTGATAATTCGATTCAGCGAAACTTTGgtgattatttattgcttcATGCTGCGACTCCGACTTTCTCTCTGTGGGTGAGTGGGTGGGTTTCGCAGGGGTTTTCCCCCGCCCTTCCTGTTTTTCCCTGGTTTTCTGTTTCGGTTGGACTGTCCTGGCTTGGCCTGGTCTCCGTCCCCTTGGTGTTTTGCTGTTGGTGTCATAAAATGTTTTGTGGCCCAAAACTCGGCACTGGAACTCATTATTTTGTTCATTAACACTTTTTTCCTGCCATGTTTTGCCCCCATTTCATTCGGTTCCggtttttactatttttctttttgttttttgtggcaAAAAGGAGGGTATGCAAAGTTGGGATAGGGTTTTATTATGTAATTTTGGGGAAACGTTTTCCACTTTGATCAACcgttttttcttgttttcaaaGGGACATGTATTTACTATAGTTGTTTTGAAAATAACATTTTCCAAACcggaaatcaaataaatataaactttaaaatatattttaatttttattaatattaattcataattatttaaatttgcattcattttatatatactttaataacatttttaatttcaaatttaactattttaaagataaatgatagatatacattaaattataatatttggTGTTATTTAAAGTAGTTTTTAACAACTATTGGTGCAATTTAATtatcataaaatgtatataatagtttctattaaaattatcTGTAAAGAGTATCCCCAAGTCCATCATAATCACTTCTGATTTTCCGTAATATTTATGCCTTCATCTTGGCTCTCTCGTCTCTTGATTTGGATTTCCTCCAGGACTATCAATTAAATTCTCCTATCTGCCACTGTTTATTTGTGCTGCTgccttttcccatttttttttgtttgtttgttgtttttgtttgtggcatggtaaattttatttatgtgccTAAAAATATACTTACCATAAAGCTAAAATGATTTcaagtttatttttgcataccgctgttgttgttagcTTTTAGTTTTCCATGgacataaacattttttatgctTCATTAAGGTTTTGTTTTCGCTGCTCACCCTGCTGCCTgctctgttgttgttttggtattgttttgtgctttttgtttttggggccGACTTATCGGTCGCCAAGttgaaatgttgttaacttttaCTGGCAGGCAGCGGCTTTAATTCATCAGGAGGCGGCTGTTTTGGTTCGCAGATCCTGGCCAGAGAACGTTTCACTTGGTTATGGCACTTTGCCGAGTTATAAAATGTTATCGAGGGCGCAGGTTTTTATGTCTCAGGGTCAGATAAATGTGTTTATAGCGTAATCTTTTATTTCGGCTATGGCTCTTCGGGCCAATTTCGTTGGTTCTGGTCCTTTTAATTTCTGCGGTCCTTTATTCTAGCAGCCCGCTGAGTTGGGTCTGAGGGGAATGTTTATGacacgcatacgcagcgtgggACGTAGTTAGGAGAGATTTGTCCTGGGATTAGACAAAACGTTAAGAGCTTGTCATTAAGCAGCAGCCAAGGCACTGCCATATATTATGCCAGGAATTAGAAACTTGAGCGCAGATAGAGGGCCGAAcattaattaacaaaagcAGATGAAAGGCAGggacatttaaatattttattaaaaatagttatttcttatttaataaacaagGACATTTTTGACATACCCTTCTCTTGTTTTTATCCCGTCtgtaacttttattttcagcTTTGTAAGAACTTGTAACTGAAGCAATTTCAAGCCAGCTGCCAATTGATGTGGAGTGTTTATGGCTGTTCTGTGAGCATCGGCATTCAGCTCTAATCGCTCCTAATAACGcacaaaattgaaaaacttaTTCGATATCATTGGGACTGGGAGTCCTTCCAGAAGCACGACAAGTGCAGCTGCCCGAGGGGGGAGGCGTTCCCCAAGAACCAACACCAAGACCGACTCAACtcaactgaactgaactggaCCTGACAACTTGTGACAACTTTAAGCACATGGGGCAGGAGGTCCGGCCAATGTAAACAGAAGAAAACACACGCAGGGAAAGAAATGTAAAGAAATTTGTTCTGCAAGAGCCTCAAAAGCAAAATGCCCAGCacttgcatttaaaaataaaacctaaaaataaaaataaaatataaacagacTGGAAATATGTCTAGAAAGATAATACAAAACCAGATTATCGTCATAAGTATGTTAATATTCTAtaacaataatatattttgtgatTTATATAGTATGTAAACTATTATATTCTAttgttcaaatatttttgaaactttaaaaatattcaaaaattccACTGAAAACACACGACCTTGCTGGACTCCTATATACCCCTTGAACCAAAGGACCTGCAGGTAAGCATAAGGAagggaaaagcgggaaaatcgggcaagaaaaaaaaaagaaaagagaagtAAGAGCAGGAAAACTGTCATGATACGCTCGTAAACATGGCCAGCTGGCCAGGATTGAACCTTCGgatcggttcggttcggttccgTTTgcttcagttcagttcagttggGTTCGGTTTGGGTTTTGTTTGGTTGGATTGTGAGGGTGTCCTGCTCTGTCCTGTTGTCCTGGTATTTGCTGTGCCCTGTGCTGTGTCACTTTGGAAATTGTGCAGATTGTACAGTTGCAGGGCGAGCGGCGTctgtttgttttaatttctctTATCGGCAGGCAGCTGCCTTGTGTTTCTCACCCACCCACATTTACCGACTCTTCTCGGATCCATTCCTCCACCTCCCTTGCCCACAAAAAGCTCCTTTTCCTTTGCCGTCTCAACTTGCGAGTTGAGCTGCTTCTGCTCGGGTCTCCCCAGTGCcatacaattttaattgcacAATGGCAGGTCCTTTTGTTTTCTAGctgcaattttttaaaatgaattcatGGCCTGCTCCCGGGTCTTGGGGTTATTCTGGCGCTCTTTTGTTTGACGTCTCTAAATCCGCAGAGACGCCtgtggaggaggagctgccaGCCAGCTATTTAATTGAAACTTGCTTTGTGACTCCGCCGGGTAGgctaataaaatgtttaactttGATTTAGTTGAGGGATTTCTGGAATGACTGCACTTAAAGCCACTCGAGGAACACACTTGGGCCAGATTTTAAACTCTTAGTAGCagaaaagtttataaatgtGTACTATTAATCATTTTCATATAGAATTTATTCTTATATTGGAAAGAGAAGCACTAAAGCTGGCTCTGGATTACTTAGTTAAagaattttcttgtttttaaaatgtttaataaattatgtaGATGTAGCACATTTCGGTGGAGGGAGTTACGTTTCAGGGTATGGGTCTTCGAATGCGATTTGAATTATGAGCAATTAGCCCAGCCACAAGCAGGCATAATGCTTTTTCCTAGCCGGAATTCAGGCGCTGGGTGGTGGTCGGCGGTCATGTGGGTGGGGTTATGTGTCAACAGGCAGGAGCTGCACTGGATTGCGGTCAGATgctaggtgtgtgtgtgtgtgtttgtgtgtaatgaggcttaatttgttaaattccAGGCTTATAATTGGCATTGGCCACACCGCAAGGCAGAGGCTTGCGAACCGTCATTTGGGGAGGGGGGGTGGccaagtgcaaagtgtaatTATGTGGTCACTTGGTCAGCCGTAAAGCCCGATTTGTTTGCCAGTGCTACCCACTGGACTCTGTACACTCTCTACCGATGTGTGTTTTTGGCCAATCCTTAAGCCGGCTCCAAAGCAAATCTTGAGGGTTTAAGCCGCAGCATTGTGCGGccatttttatggcatttttatGACCGCTGGCAAGGGAATAAAATAAGAGTAAGTGGCATTATTGTTACACCTCGCTAGCACTCAAGTTGCGAAAGAGCCACAAAATGCATGCAAGAATTAAGCTAACAAATGGAAGAAGATGCTGGGGGCATAAAGACGAGGCGTGCGGACTTTTAAATGCTCTTTAAAaccttgaaataaaattagcctattattaaaaattcatttagaGGCTTAACTTGGTTAAAGCTCAACATATCTATACCttaaaatgttgtttaaattatatatttgtatatgaCATTAAATTGTTATGTTACTAGTGTAAGTGTAATACATTACTTCCTTAATTAACCCTATCTAACAGCTGTTTTCTTTGGGGAAATAACCTGAAATTTggtttcaaaaatgttttgtaCGTGTCTGTATTCTTGTAAATTGTTTAcggaaaaaatgaaactaaaTTCCTTTGgcaaaacccacaaaaaaataaatatatccttCAGTGGAATTATTCAAACAGAACCTCCCCTGTGAAAAACCGACTTGCAACATGGCTAGTGTCATGGCAAAAGTTTTCGCTGTTTTGTTGCTTGACTTttctatattctttttttattgcacAACTTTATCCTTTTTCGGGGCGAACGCACATTGCATGCCTTTGCCAGGGGAGGaccctaaaaaaataaaacaagtaaCTCTTTGAGCCATTGTTTTCTTGTAAATGGCAACCGGAACCGGCCAGGGACAAAGCTTTGCAGCCGTGGACCAATTCTGTCCCTGCGCTTTCTGGCTATAATCTGCGCTTTTTGGCTCACTTTGGCGGCAACTTTAAAGCTGCAACTTTTCGCCATTGCCATGGCTTAGAAacagttttttcttttctttgccaCCAACTTTTGGTACTGacattaaatgaatttttgggCCAAAAGGGCTATTCTCATTCCGGCATTCTGACGCTGATCCTGACATTCTGTAATTGTGCGTATTATGCGTGTAATTGGCATTACAATTTCCTCTCCCAATGAAACTAATGAACTTTTGTAAGCCAAGAGCCTTAAACAATGTAAAAGGGTCGCCGAAGCCTAAGCACACTTGAATAGTTTGGGGTGCTTCTTAAATGGAATTTTCATTTCAAGTGTTCGAGTGGGCACTTTGGCTTGAATGTCTTGAATTTTTGGTAGTACGAGCCTTTTTTGGGGATGGTATTCaatattattgaaattttctttaagattttaattttagtttaaatcccagaaaataaattttcagaaacgttttaaaattattttatgttaatattttgttgatattttatttaataattcaagGATCAGATATGGACATTTTTTAATAGGAACTTTACATTctatttgaaaacattttcttacatttaaaagtaatttactttattttccaCGCCAGATAAATTGTTTATGTCATTAGCCAGCAGGTCTAAGGAATATTCTAAATTTCGAAACAAATATTCTTACCAAAAATTGCTTTATCATTAAAAGTAAATGTGCAACTTTTGCCAAAGGCCCGGCCCGGCCTGGCCAGAGTTTTGTTTCCGTTTTCGAATCCTTctcttattttgtatttattttctttttattttaccgACTTTGTGTGCCAACTCGTTAGCTTTGAGGCAGTTGAGAAGTTCAAGTTGCTGGCTTTAATAATCCGAGCATCAACAACTGGCAAAAACTAGAGGGCAAAAGAAAACTTTGGGCCAAGTTGCAGGATGGAGGGCGTTAAGACCACAAGTAACATTTGTAAAATGCACATTTAAAACTAGCAAACACAGAGCAGCTAGCCCAAAAAAGGATAATAAGAAACGCCTTTCGGAGCCTGGCTTGACTtcacaagcagcagcagcagca
It contains:
- the LOC108074518 gene encoding uncharacterized protein, with translation MALLIPEHHWTAVADCRGHTCVRVINSKTKYIYFVNNKPFKLAAMDDFFNKVKRKYPNIYDDLKAIFKNAQNDSPQRSMTLSQIRAAYSQRTGEDFPVKGGTRTQMCFILTIPYVACFTSQIGTLRFFTIEAN